In Bacillus kexueae, the following proteins share a genomic window:
- a CDS encoding DNA polymerase thumb domain-containing protein, translated as MKSFYASCAAVMDGLNPLNDYIAVVGDKERQGSVVLAASPKLKKEFGVKTGSRLFEIPEDPRIQIIQPKMGMYLRISTEITRLLNRFVPKQSIHTYSVDESFIDVSGVEQMWGDSRTVARFIQEDLERQFQLPCSIGIGPNMLMAKLCLDLEAKKTGIAEWTYDDIPTKLWPVQPLRDMWGIGGRLEKTLNRMGIFTVGQLAHYPLELLEKKFGVMGNQLYYHAWGVDLSDIGAPIIQGQISFGKSQILLRDYPNPDEVKCVILEMCEEVARRARRHRKVGRTVSLGIGYSKDEFGGGFYRSKTIEYPTNITMDLYEVCLHLFHQFYEGKTVRNISIALSNIEDDQSMQLDLFQPNRARQHQLGYVMDQIREKYGSGALLRAVSYTEAGTSLHRSRLIGGHKAN; from the coding sequence ATGAAAAGCTTTTATGCGAGCTGTGCCGCTGTGATGGATGGACTGAATCCATTAAATGACTACATTGCCGTTGTAGGGGATAAAGAGCGACAGGGGAGCGTTGTGTTGGCTGCTTCTCCAAAACTAAAAAAGGAATTTGGTGTGAAAACAGGGTCGCGTTTGTTTGAAATTCCAGAGGACCCTCGCATTCAAATTATCCAGCCTAAAATGGGAATGTACTTACGTATTTCGACTGAGATTACGCGTCTTCTGAATCGCTTTGTCCCGAAGCAATCCATTCATACTTATTCGGTAGATGAGAGTTTTATCGATGTAAGTGGGGTTGAGCAAATGTGGGGAGATTCCCGTACGGTTGCAAGGTTTATTCAGGAAGATTTAGAGCGTCAATTTCAACTTCCATGTTCCATTGGCATTGGTCCGAATATGTTAATGGCAAAGCTTTGCTTAGATTTAGAAGCGAAGAAAACAGGCATTGCGGAATGGACATACGATGATATTCCGACAAAGCTATGGCCTGTTCAACCACTTCGTGACATGTGGGGAATTGGAGGAAGATTAGAAAAAACGCTAAATCGAATGGGAATTTTTACGGTTGGCCAATTAGCTCACTATCCGCTTGAGCTTTTAGAGAAAAAATTCGGTGTCATGGGAAATCAGCTCTATTATCATGCATGGGGAGTTGATTTATCTGATATAGGAGCCCCGATTATTCAAGGACAAATTAGTTTTGGGAAAAGTCAGATTTTACTTCGAGATTACCCCAATCCCGACGAAGTAAAGTGTGTCATATTAGAAATGTGTGAAGAAGTAGCAAGAAGAGCGAGAAGGCATCGGAAAGTGGGGAGAACGGTTAGTTTAGGTATAGGCTATAGTAAGGATGAGTTCGGTGGTGGGTTCTATCGGTCAAAAACAATCGAATACCCGACAAATATTACGATGGACTTGTATGAAGTTTGCTTGCATCTATTTCATCAATTTTATGAAGGGAAAACGGTGCGAAATATTTCAATTGCTCTCTCTAATATTGAAGATGATCAATCCATGCAGCTCGATTTGTTTCAGCCGAATCGAGCGAGGCAGCATCAGCTTGGATACGTAATGGATCAAATACGTGAAAAATATGGATCAGGAGCTCTTTTGCGTGCGGTCTCGTATACAGAGGCAGGAACAAGTCTACATCGAAGTCGATTAATCGGTGGACATAAAGCGAATTAA
- a CDS encoding YolD-like family protein, with protein MLRDRGTMKWTAMMLPEHVKLLRDWAKEDFFEEKPELDEQRLEELNEQLSQSLAQSCTISFYRNKQVVTITGKVKKLNPYARTVEVITRDGKGVSIEMDFIIDIARM; from the coding sequence GTGCTTCGTGATCGAGGAACAATGAAATGGACAGCTATGATGCTTCCAGAGCATGTGAAGTTGTTAAGAGATTGGGCTAAAGAAGACTTTTTTGAAGAGAAACCAGAGCTTGATGAACAAAGGCTTGAAGAATTAAATGAACAGCTAAGTCAATCGCTTGCGCAGTCGTGTACAATCAGCTTCTATCGGAATAAGCAAGTGGTTACGATTACAGGAAAGGTGAAAAAGTTGAACCCGTATGCACGAACCGTTGAAGTGATAACAAGAGATGGAAAGGGCGTTTCCATCGAGATGGATTTCATCATTGATATTGCGCGTATGTAG
- a CDS encoding CDGSH iron-sulfur domain-containing protein, producing the protein MSKVQIKVNDNGSFRVTGDVELIDAEGNPFETKQAFSLCRCGLSQKMPFCDGAHKGKFDSVVRAEKAES; encoded by the coding sequence TTGTCTAAAGTACAAATTAAAGTAAATGATAACGGTTCATTCCGTGTGACAGGCGATGTTGAGTTAATTGATGCTGAAGGTAATCCATTTGAAACGAAGCAAGCTTTTTCATTATGCCGTTGCGGTCTTTCACAAAAAATGCCATTTTGTGACGGTGCTCATAAAGGAAAATTCGACTCTGTCGTTCGCGCTGAAAAAGCTGAGTCATAA
- a CDS encoding iron-sulfur cluster biosynthesis family protein: protein MNIIFTERAKEKMQENIQKHPNRFLKLKYDTEGCGCVVSGVTALWFVEELDWDDERIETNFVPIYVEKSKKVFLDEEMKIDFQESANTYMLISPGQILNPRMSCMVK, encoded by the coding sequence ATGAATATAATATTTACAGAACGAGCAAAAGAAAAAATGCAAGAGAATATACAAAAGCATCCAAACCGTTTTCTGAAGTTGAAATACGATACGGAGGGGTGCGGGTGTGTCGTAAGTGGAGTAACAGCGTTGTGGTTTGTAGAAGAGTTAGATTGGGACGATGAACGAATTGAAACAAACTTTGTTCCAATTTATGTTGAAAAATCGAAGAAAGTGTTTTTAGACGAAGAAATGAAAATTGACTTTCAAGAATCTGCAAATACGTACATGCTGATTAGTCCGGGGCAAATCTTAAATCCAAGAATGAGTTGCATGGTGAAGTGA
- a CDS encoding DUF2552 family protein, with protein sequence MKDKFQSLKNIALNKTWVSFLYENHPYSLMHWSIGGMESEQKDVWLLQDEMTFEAKEFASIDEAIGWMREHMPAITEVLG encoded by the coding sequence ATGAAAGACAAGTTTCAATCATTAAAAAATATAGCATTAAATAAAACATGGGTCTCGTTTTTATATGAAAATCATCCGTACAGTTTAATGCACTGGTCGATCGGTGGTATGGAAAGCGAACAAAAGGATGTCTGGCTCCTTCAAGACGAAATGACTTTTGAGGCGAAGGAATTTGCTTCCATCGATGAAGCCATTGGCTGGATGAGAGAGCATATGCCGGCAATTACAGAAGTGCTCGGATAA
- a CDS encoding alpha/beta hydrolase: MRSFFSLFMLLASYVGVVGFYFTNRLLYIKKRTDNEIIEREAAFGHFDETSFHALSKEPFSIPSKHRYAIFGYIVHPYPSDMFIIISHGVTMNLINSVKYMNLFLKRGWNVIIYDHRRHGLSGGKTTSYGYYEKDDLQTVVEFVRKRFGSHVTIGIHGESMGAATTLLYAGTTGHGCDFYIVDCPFSSLEKQLKIRLKEDFRLHHSLVLPIAKPFLKLREGYDLKDVSPIDVVHRIQQPVLFIHSERDDYIPVSMTKELFEKKKGPKELFIAPKGLHAMSYSENRMEYEKAIDDFLTKYKFTTHEKSRG, encoded by the coding sequence ATGCGGTCTTTCTTTTCACTTTTTATGCTTCTTGCAAGCTATGTTGGAGTCGTTGGTTTTTATTTCACGAACCGCCTGCTGTATATAAAAAAAAGGACAGACAACGAAATTATTGAACGTGAGGCTGCTTTTGGACACTTTGATGAGACGTCTTTTCATGCCCTTTCAAAAGAGCCTTTTTCTATTCCATCTAAGCATCGATACGCCATTTTTGGCTATATCGTTCACCCTTATCCGTCCGATATGTTCATCATCATCAGTCACGGCGTTACAATGAATTTAATTAATTCGGTTAAATATATGAACCTTTTTCTGAAACGAGGATGGAATGTAATCATTTATGATCATCGTCGCCACGGTCTATCAGGGGGAAAAACGACGAGCTACGGCTACTATGAGAAAGACGATTTACAAACTGTCGTCGAATTTGTTCGAAAGCGATTCGGTTCACATGTGACGATTGGTATACATGGCGAATCTATGGGGGCTGCTACAACGTTATTGTATGCCGGTACGACTGGGCATGGCTGCGACTTTTACATCGTTGATTGTCCGTTTTCTAGTTTAGAAAAGCAGCTAAAAATTCGATTGAAAGAAGATTTTCGCCTTCACCACTCGCTCGTTTTACCTATCGCAAAGCCTTTTTTAAAATTAAGAGAAGGCTATGATTTAAAAGATGTATCACCCATTGATGTTGTTCACAGAATTCAACAACCTGTTCTTTTTATACATAGTGAACGAGATGATTACATTCCTGTATCCATGACGAAAGAACTGTTTGAAAAGAAGAAAGGACCGAAAGAACTTTTTATCGCACCGAAAGGACTACATGCAATGAGCTATTCAGAAAACCGCATGGAATATGAAAAAGCCATCGATGACTTCCTTACAAAATACAAATTTACAACTCATGAAAAAAGCAGAGGATAA
- a CDS encoding hydroxymethylglutaryl-CoA lyase — translation MNANREVTIVEVGPRDGLQNEANLIDTAVKMQWIQQLKKAGFKEMELTSFVSPKWVPQMKDASEIVQICQSNDSRDLVLVPNEKGVNRALEEGCTHLAFFVGVSNGFNEKNINKTTAESMSALSPLIRSLKASGIYIRACISTAFYCPYEGKIHSDDVLRLCEQFVSLGVDDLSVADTIGMANPEEVYHLFSKLHTNFQKDTLLTAHFHDTRGMAVANVYAALQAGITRFDSSAGGLGGCPFAPGATGNVATEDIVFMLQSMGIQTNIDLPILYEALDYISPYLSRPIQSKTYQLYKLGTKQKSI, via the coding sequence ATGAACGCTAATCGCGAAGTAACAATTGTCGAGGTTGGACCTCGTGACGGTTTACAAAATGAAGCCAATTTAATCGATACTGCTGTCAAAATGCAGTGGATTCAACAATTAAAAAAAGCCGGCTTCAAAGAAATGGAACTTACGTCATTTGTTTCTCCAAAATGGGTCCCTCAAATGAAAGATGCATCTGAAATTGTTCAAATTTGTCAGTCTAATGACAGTCGTGACCTAGTGTTAGTCCCGAATGAAAAGGGCGTAAACCGAGCTCTTGAAGAGGGATGTACCCATTTAGCCTTTTTCGTTGGCGTAAGCAATGGATTTAATGAAAAAAACATCAATAAAACGACCGCTGAAAGTATGAGTGCCCTCTCTCCGCTCATTCGTTCATTAAAAGCGAGCGGAATATACATTCGCGCTTGTATTTCAACCGCTTTTTATTGTCCTTATGAGGGAAAAATTCATTCGGATGACGTTTTACGTCTTTGTGAGCAATTTGTTTCTTTAGGAGTTGATGATTTAAGTGTCGCTGATACGATTGGTATGGCAAACCCTGAGGAAGTTTATCATCTATTCTCCAAGCTTCATACAAACTTTCAAAAAGACACACTACTTACGGCTCACTTTCACGACACAAGAGGGATGGCCGTCGCCAACGTATATGCGGCCCTACAAGCTGGCATAACCCGATTTGACAGCTCTGCTGGAGGGCTCGGTGGGTGTCCATTTGCCCCTGGTGCTACGGGGAATGTCGCCACTGAAGATATTGTCTTTATGCTGCAATCTATGGGGATTCAAACTAATATTGACCTACCGATTTTATATGAAGCTCTCGATTATATCTCACCTTATTTATCGCGTCCGATTCAGTCAAAAACGTATCAACTATATAAACTAGGAACGAAGCAAAAATCGATTTAA
- a CDS encoding YqkE family protein, whose product MINEDQLKKLSNMKKELQIQEEEEKKKRRELERKQREEREKNKSFAELLEESKLDWTKFK is encoded by the coding sequence ATGATAAACGAAGATCAGTTGAAAAAACTATCAAATATGAAAAAAGAGTTGCAAATTCAAGAAGAAGAGGAAAAGAAAAAGAGGCGCGAGTTGGAGAGGAAACAGAGGGAAGAGCGGGAAAAAAATAAAAGTTTTGCTGAGCTTTTGGAAGAAAGTAAGCTCGATTGGACGAAATTTAAATGA
- a CDS encoding aldo/keto reductase gives MKKRQIGNSELWVSEIGLGCMSLGTDEWKAMSIIDGAIELGINYLDTADLYDRGVNEELVGKAIQQKRHDIILATKVGNRFDDGKDGWYWDPSKAYIKEAVKESLRRLRTDYIDLYQLHGGTIEDHIDETIEAFEELKQEGVIRYYGISSIRPNVIKQYLQKSSIISIMMQHSLLDRRPEEWFSLIQEHQVSVIARGPLAKGLLTGRPLDHASDKIKNDGYLHYSYFELVDTLEKVDRVSSSHSRTELALQYCLAHDVISAVIPGASRIEQLRENVAALQATPLTNEVVQQLKDVTKASFYENHRD, from the coding sequence ATGAAAAAGAGACAAATAGGGAACTCGGAATTGTGGGTAAGTGAAATCGGCTTAGGCTGCATGTCACTTGGTACCGATGAATGGAAGGCAATGAGCATTATTGATGGAGCCATTGAACTAGGCATTAATTATTTAGACACTGCAGATCTTTATGATCGTGGTGTAAACGAAGAACTTGTCGGCAAGGCCATTCAACAAAAAAGACACGACATCATTTTGGCTACAAAAGTTGGGAATCGTTTCGATGATGGAAAAGACGGGTGGTATTGGGACCCATCCAAAGCATACATAAAAGAAGCCGTTAAAGAGAGCCTTCGGAGACTTCGAACGGATTACATTGACTTGTATCAACTTCATGGGGGAACGATTGAAGATCATATCGATGAAACGATCGAAGCGTTTGAAGAGTTAAAACAAGAAGGCGTTATTCGTTACTACGGAATTTCCTCCATCCGTCCGAATGTGATTAAGCAATACCTACAGAAATCGTCCATTATTTCCATTATGATGCAACACAGTCTTTTAGACCGTAGACCTGAAGAGTGGTTCTCACTAATTCAAGAGCATCAAGTAAGCGTCATTGCAAGAGGACCGTTAGCGAAAGGACTATTAACCGGACGTCCGTTGGATCATGCCTCGGATAAAATAAAGAATGACGGATATTTACACTATTCGTACTTTGAGCTCGTAGATACGTTAGAAAAGGTCGATCGTGTTTCTTCTTCCCATAGTCGAACGGAATTAGCTTTACAATATTGTTTAGCACACGATGTGATTAGTGCAGTCATTCCGGGTGCTAGCCGCATCGAGCAATTACGTGAAAATGTAGCTGCACTTCAAGCAACACCACTGACGAATGAAGTTGTACAGCAGTTAAAAGACGTAACGAAAGCATCGTTTTATGAGAATCATCGAGATTAA
- a CDS encoding NUDIX domain-containing protein — MDLNEKTIAKEKIFNGRIIDLYVEDVELPNGKVSKREIIKHPGAVAVIAVTNENKIVMVRQYRKALEKAIVEIPAGKLEPGEEPLTTAKRELEEETGYECEEMKLLLSFYTSPGFADELVYLYVASGLTKKTEQQDLDEDEFVEIVEVSLEEAQKMIETQEIHDAKTAYAVLYLAMNAMKE, encoded by the coding sequence ATGGATTTAAATGAAAAAACGATAGCAAAAGAGAAAATATTTAACGGGCGAATTATTGACCTTTATGTTGAAGATGTAGAGTTGCCGAACGGTAAAGTTTCGAAGCGAGAAATTATAAAGCATCCCGGTGCAGTAGCTGTAATCGCTGTAACGAATGAAAATAAAATCGTGATGGTTCGGCAATACCGAAAAGCTCTAGAAAAAGCCATCGTTGAAATTCCTGCCGGGAAATTAGAGCCAGGAGAGGAACCGTTAACAACAGCGAAGCGGGAATTAGAAGAAGAAACAGGTTATGAATGCGAGGAGATGAAACTACTTTTATCGTTTTATACTTCGCCGGGCTTTGCGGACGAACTCGTATACTTGTATGTAGCCAGTGGATTAACGAAAAAAACAGAACAACAAGACTTAGATGAAGATGAATTCGTTGAAATTGTCGAAGTTTCTTTAGAAGAAGCACAGAAAATGATTGAGACACAAGAAATTCATGATGCTAAAACAGCTTATGCTGTCCTCTATTTAGCCATGAATGCGATGAAAGAATAA
- the spoIIM gene encoding stage II sporulation protein M, which produces MRNHGIKNVLTQHIKEHSSTYLFVFVLFVMGVIFGAIIVNSMNITQKEDLYYYLNLFFGQVSDGSIASASEMFQQSFLHNLKYLGLMWVLGISIIGLPIILIMLFLKGMVVGFTVGFLVNQMGWGGFLLSFVSVLPQNLILIPAFIVTSATAIMLSLKLIRQLFLKRMLDTPMQLFTKYAIVFVCIFCLAGLAAAFEGYASPLLMKSVIKIIS; this is translated from the coding sequence ATGCGAAACCATGGAATAAAAAATGTCTTGACGCAACATATTAAAGAGCATTCTTCTACGTATTTATTTGTGTTTGTTCTGTTTGTAATGGGAGTTATTTTTGGTGCCATTATTGTTAATAGTATGAATATCACACAAAAAGAGGATCTTTACTATTATTTAAATCTGTTTTTTGGACAAGTATCGGATGGAAGTATCGCAAGCGCTTCTGAAATGTTCCAACAAAGCTTCCTCCATAATTTGAAATATTTAGGGCTTATGTGGGTGTTAGGGATATCAATCATCGGTCTACCTATCATCTTAATTATGTTATTCCTGAAAGGGATGGTTGTCGGTTTTACGGTTGGTTTTTTAGTTAATCAAATGGGGTGGGGCGGCTTTTTACTTTCTTTCGTATCGGTCTTACCTCAAAATTTAATCTTAATTCCAGCATTTATCGTGACGAGTGCTACGGCAATCATGCTGTCTTTGAAGTTGATACGCCAACTTTTTTTGAAGCGGATGCTAGACACACCGATGCAGTTGTTTACGAAATACGCGATTGTGTTTGTGTGTATATTTTGTCTGGCAGGCTTGGCGGCAGCTTTTGAAGGTTACGCATCTCCATTATTAATGAAAAGTGTAATTAAAATAATTTCTTAA
- a CDS encoding Fur family transcriptional regulator, with protein sequence MESRVERIKKQLHSASYKLTPQREATVRVLLEHEEDHLSAEDVYLLVKEKSPEIGLATVYRTLELLTELKIVDKINFGDGVSRYDLRKEGAAHFHHHLVCMECGSVDEIQEDLLEDVEKIVERDWKFKIKDHRLTFHGICHRCHNEE encoded by the coding sequence ATGGAAAGTCGCGTTGAGCGTATAAAAAAACAGTTGCATTCTGCTAGCTACAAGTTAACACCGCAACGTGAAGCGACTGTTCGCGTGTTACTTGAACATGAAGAGGATCATTTAAGTGCAGAAGATGTTTACCTCCTCGTGAAGGAAAAGTCTCCTGAGATCGGCTTGGCAACTGTTTATCGAACGTTAGAACTACTGACTGAATTAAAGATTGTCGATAAAATAAACTTCGGGGACGGGGTGTCTCGATACGATCTCCGTAAAGAAGGTGCAGCTCATTTCCATCATCACCTTGTCTGTATGGAATGTGGCTCAGTAGATGAAATCCAAGAAGATTTACTAGAAGATGTTGAAAAAATTGTTGAACGAGATTGGAAGTTTAAAATTAAAGATCATCGATTAACGTTTCATGGTATTTGTCACAGATGCCATAACGAAGAGTAG